A part of Flavobacteriaceae bacterium GSB9 genomic DNA contains:
- a CDS encoding CBS domain-containing protein, with translation MGDLNVAKLKTKKERANYIHHLLNDIKALDMLVEKELIEEEPLRIGAEQEFCLVNEEFLPESKSLELLEAINDDHFTTEMGSYNLEVNLDTFQLKTDCFSRLHQQLDALLDKARKVASQKSIKLILTGILPSISVNDVDEKRMTAVERYSVLNDAIKKSRRKSFDIHIKGVDELNLLHDSVMLESCNTSFQMHLQLNPKNFVDDYNWAQAIAGPILSVCTNSPILFGKELWMETRIALFTQSIDTRANSYLLNEKQSRVSFGSAWQTGSISDIFKNNISRFRSFLTTNFTKDSVEMIKNNETPKLRALSLHNGTVYPWNRVCYGTSNGKPNLRIENRYLPSGPTTTDEIANMMFWVGVMLGKPIQYENIHKKWDFKDVKTNFFNAARYGKATQFYWNGKYISCQNLILDELLPMAYKGLYRHGIAPKDAEKYLKVIKDRVEGYNGSEWLSINYRSLLKNHGRFEAMQILTANIFKKQEKGYPISSWSMLNANENGDFIKNKVVKHAMSSDIFSVNKKDSIELVLQIMKWKNIHHMPVINNDSTLVGLLTWHDVETHLNNPESQYYSVSKLMKTELITTDEYTPLETAKSLMDEHAIGCLPVVKNKKLIGLITKNDLH, from the coding sequence ATGGGAGATTTGAATGTAGCCAAATTAAAGACCAAAAAAGAGAGAGCGAATTACATCCATCATTTATTGAACGATATCAAGGCTTTAGATATGCTGGTTGAAAAGGAGCTGATAGAAGAGGAGCCTTTGCGTATAGGAGCCGAACAGGAGTTTTGCCTTGTTAACGAGGAGTTTTTACCTGAAAGCAAATCGTTAGAACTGCTTGAAGCTATTAATGATGACCATTTTACCACCGAAATGGGCAGCTATAATCTAGAAGTCAATCTGGATACTTTCCAACTTAAAACAGACTGTTTTTCAAGACTTCATCAACAACTTGATGCTTTATTGGATAAAGCCAGAAAAGTGGCGTCCCAAAAAAGCATCAAGCTTATTTTAACCGGTATTTTACCTTCAATTTCGGTGAATGATGTAGACGAAAAAAGAATGACCGCTGTGGAGCGGTATTCAGTTTTAAACGATGCCATTAAAAAAAGCAGACGCAAAAGTTTCGATATTCATATAAAGGGTGTTGATGAACTTAATTTGCTGCACGATTCGGTAATGTTAGAAAGTTGTAATACCAGTTTTCAAATGCATTTACAACTTAACCCTAAGAACTTTGTGGATGATTATAATTGGGCTCAGGCCATTGCTGGACCAATTTTAAGTGTTTGTACAAACTCGCCAATTTTGTTTGGTAAAGAACTTTGGATGGAAACAAGAATTGCATTGTTCACCCAAAGTATCGATACACGAGCAAATTCATATTTGTTAAACGAAAAACAATCGCGCGTTAGTTTTGGTAGTGCTTGGCAAACAGGTTCAATTTCCGATATTTTTAAAAACAACATTTCCAGGTTTAGAAGTTTTTTAACTACCAATTTCACTAAAGATAGTGTTGAGATGATAAAAAACAACGAAACACCTAAATTACGAGCGCTTAGTTTACACAATGGCACTGTATATCCTTGGAATAGGGTTTGCTATGGGACTAGCAATGGCAAACCAAATTTAAGAATTGAAAATAGATACCTGCCCTCTGGGCCAACAACCACCGACGAAATAGCCAATATGATGTTTTGGGTAGGTGTCATGTTGGGCAAACCAATACAATACGAAAACATCCATAAAAAATGGGACTTTAAAGATGTAAAAACTAATTTCTTTAACGCCGCCCGATACGGTAAAGCCACTCAGTTTTACTGGAATGGCAAGTATATCTCATGCCAAAATCTTATTTTGGATGAGTTGCTTCCCATGGCCTACAAGGGTTTATATCGTCATGGTATAGCCCCAAAAGATGCCGAAAAGTATTTAAAAGTTATAAAGGATAGGGTAGAAGGCTACAACGGATCGGAGTGGTTATCTATAAATTATAGAAGCTTGCTGAAAAACCATGGCCGTTTTGAAGCCATGCAAATTCTAACCGCCAACATTTTTAAAAAACAAGAAAAAGGTTATCCCATTTCCAGTTGGAGCATGTTAAATGCTAATGAGAATGGAGACTTTATAAAAAACAAGGTGGTGAAACACGCCATGAGTTCAGATATTTTTTCGGTGAACAAAAAGGACAGCATAGAACTGGTGCTGCAAATCATGAAATGGAAAAATATTCACCACATGCCCGTAATAAATAATGATAGCACCTTGGTTGGTTTATTAACTTGGCATGATGTGGAAACCCATTTAAATAATCCCGAGTCACAATATTACAGCGTTTCAAAACTAATGAAGACCGAACTCATTACTACAGATGAATATACACCTTTGGAA
- the rnpA gene encoding ribonuclease P protein component, which yields MKASYSKKEKLKSKKLIDQLFTEGQSVSVFPLRLVFLKTVFDDDSLAKTGVSVSKRNFKTAVDRNHIKRLLREVYRLNKAEYFNNLKTQHAFMILYIGKDKPTFAQVESKMTLLFSKFLSKLSDDK from the coding sequence ATGAAGGCATCCTATTCAAAAAAAGAAAAGCTGAAAAGTAAAAAACTCATTGACCAATTGTTTACAGAGGGGCAATCGGTTTCTGTATTTCCGTTACGTTTGGTATTTTTAAAAACCGTTTTTGATGATGATTCTTTGGCCAAAACAGGCGTTTCAGTAAGCAAACGCAATTTTAAAACTGCCGTTGACAGAAACCATATAAAGCGTTTACTAAGAGAAGTTTATCGATTAAATAAAGCCGAGTATTTTAACAATTTAAAAACACAACATGCGTTTATGATTTTGTACATTGGCAAAGACAAACCCACTTTTGCCCAAGTTGAATCTAAAATGACCCTATTGTTTTCCAAGTTTTTGAGTAAACTTTCTGACGATAAATAA
- a CDS encoding DUF4349 domain-containing protein, with translation MKLLSYVLVLMLPMMCSKAPSNDKDSSVGYAESAVLESVEEASATNGDMSIRYETTPQKIIKTSFLRFETQDLDKTYSQIKKAVQDNKGFIQDDNSRKSYNTITRSLVIRIPTTNFQETLDAVSEHVAYFDSERISAEDVTEEFIDLEARLKAKKTLEQRYLSLLDKAKNVKEILEIERELSNIREEIEAKQGRLNYLQNKVSLSTLEIEFYKLTSEAPVTKSYGTKMWNAIKAGFNGISIFFLGLLHIWPFIVILAVGGLLIRKRWIKKHKK, from the coding sequence ATGAAGCTACTGTCTTATGTATTGGTTTTAATGCTTCCCATGATGTGCTCAAAAGCACCGTCAAATGATAAAGATTCGTCGGTTGGATATGCCGAATCTGCCGTACTAGAAAGTGTTGAAGAAGCTTCAGCCACTAACGGCGATATGTCCATTCGTTACGAAACAACACCACAAAAAATAATAAAGACCTCTTTTCTTCGATTTGAAACCCAAGATTTAGATAAAACCTATAGCCAAATAAAAAAGGCTGTTCAGGACAACAAAGGGTTTATACAAGATGATAATTCACGTAAATCGTATAATACCATTACCCGCAGTTTGGTTATCCGAATACCTACCACAAACTTTCAAGAAACTTTAGATGCGGTTAGCGAACATGTAGCGTATTTTGACTCAGAACGCATTTCTGCTGAAGATGTTACCGAAGAATTTATTGATTTAGAAGCCCGTTTAAAGGCCAAAAAAACTTTAGAACAACGTTACTTAAGTCTTTTGGATAAAGCCAAAAACGTAAAAGAAATTTTAGAAATAGAACGTGAACTCTCAAACATTCGCGAAGAAATAGAAGCCAAGCAAGGCCGTTTAAATTATCTACAAAACAAAGTATCGTTAAGTACTCTAGAAATTGAATTTTATAAATTAACCTCCGAGGCACCTGTGACCAAATCGTACGGTACCAAAATGTGGAATGCCATAAAAGCTGGTTTTAACGGAATCTCCATATTTTTCTTAGGGCTTCTGCATATTTGGCCTTTTATTGTTATTCTTGCAGTAGGTGGGCTTTTAATACGTAAACGGTGGATTAAAAAACATAAAAAATGA
- a CDS encoding S41 family peptidase, which translates to MKVLFKKRILIPVLAGAIFFGTTAFKNDFFEIAKQIEIFTTLFKELNMNYVDETNPADLMDTAIKSMLENLDPYTNFMNEQDVEAARINNTGDYTGIGAKIQTLKDKLIVVEPYKDYPADKAGLKAGDEIIKVGNTVVANYKENAGELLKGSPDTSVEVTYKRQGKTQTATINRAEVEIKAVPHFSMINDKTGYIVLSRFSRKAYVETNYALRDLKAQGAQRIILDLRGNPGGLVNEAINIINLFVPKGQLVVTTKSKVKKYNRTYLTQREPIDTEIPVVILIDEKSASASEIVSGALQDLDRAVIVGARSFGKGLVQRPKQLTYGTQVKITISRYYTPSGRCIQALDYWNRNEKGEAVKIDQKNYHEFKTKNGRKVFDGGGVYPDVPMGTYKTSPITTAIVNNNLVFNYATQYHYKHQIENIDGFELTNKDFSDFKNYLKTNNFSFETDTEKALKKAFETAKKEELNDDIETDYKTLIANLEQSKKTVVDENKDFLLKLLTEEIVKRYVYREGLYEYYKTHNPEIKKATEILGNPSIYNNYLQKL; encoded by the coding sequence ATGAAAGTTTTATTTAAAAAAAGAATATTAATACCTGTATTGGCCGGGGCTATTTTTTTCGGTACAACGGCCTTTAAAAACGATTTTTTTGAGATTGCCAAACAGATTGAAATTTTCACAACATTGTTTAAAGAACTCAACATGAACTATGTTGATGAAACCAATCCGGCAGATTTAATGGATACCGCCATTAAAAGTATGCTGGAAAATTTAGACCCCTACACTAACTTTATGAACGAACAAGATGTAGAGGCCGCAAGAATCAACAACACTGGAGATTATACGGGCATAGGTGCCAAAATACAAACCCTAAAAGACAAATTAATTGTTGTTGAGCCTTATAAAGATTACCCTGCAGACAAAGCTGGATTGAAGGCTGGCGATGAAATTATAAAAGTAGGCAATACCGTTGTGGCCAACTACAAAGAAAACGCTGGCGAATTGCTTAAAGGATCGCCTGACACATCGGTAGAGGTTACTTATAAACGTCAAGGAAAAACACAAACAGCCACTATAAATCGTGCTGAAGTTGAAATAAAAGCCGTACCACATTTTTCAATGATTAACGATAAAACAGGCTATATTGTTTTAAGTCGTTTTAGCCGAAAAGCCTATGTAGAAACCAACTATGCGCTTCGCGATTTAAAGGCACAAGGTGCCCAAAGAATAATTTTAGATTTACGAGGAAACCCTGGTGGTTTGGTAAATGAGGCCATAAATATTATTAATCTTTTTGTTCCAAAAGGACAGTTGGTAGTTACCACAAAATCAAAAGTTAAGAAGTACAACCGTACTTATCTTACCCAACGCGAACCAATAGATACTGAAATTCCGGTGGTTATTTTAATTGACGAAAAAAGCGCCTCTGCAAGCGAAATTGTATCGGGTGCTTTGCAAGATTTAGACCGTGCCGTTATTGTTGGGGCACGCAGTTTTGGTAAAGGTTTGGTACAGCGCCCAAAACAGCTCACGTATGGTACTCAGGTAAAAATAACCATTTCGAGATACTATACCCCTTCTGGCAGATGTATTCAAGCCTTGGATTATTGGAACAGAAACGAAAAAGGTGAGGCTGTTAAAATAGACCAAAAAAACTACCACGAGTTTAAAACCAAAAACGGAAGAAAAGTTTTTGATGGTGGTGGCGTTTATCCAGATGTGCCCATGGGAACTTATAAAACATCGCCCATTACAACAGCTATTGTAAACAATAATTTAGTTTTCAATTACGCTACTCAATATCATTATAAACATCAAATTGAGAATATTGATGGTTTTGAACTTACAAACAAAGATTTTTCAGATTTTAAAAACTATTTAAAAACCAATAATTTTTCGTTTGAAACCGATACCGAAAAAGCGCTTAAAAAAGCCTTTGAAACAGCGAAAAAAGAAGAACTTAACGACGATATAGAAACTGATTATAAAACTTTAATTGCCAACTTAGAACAATCTAAAAAAACGGTGGTTGATGAAAATAAAGATTTCCTTTTAAAACTGCTCACCGAAGAAATAGTAAAACGTTATGTTTATCGCGAAGGACTTTATGAATACTATAAAACACACAACCCCGAAATAAAAAAAGCAACCGAAATTTTAGGCAACCCATCCATATACAACAATTATTTGCAAAAATTATAG
- a CDS encoding OmpA family protein, with translation MRKLLVIILLTLSGAYAFSQSELKHEVYFDTDKFIVPPTEENRLLLFISKLADMDIESISIFGFCDDRGADTYNLKLSQQRADAIKAIFANNEINEDLISNVDGKGKILLKLVEEKDLLKIRGLNRKVEIIVKPKPPKPKKPIVEKAPETPKEKTAVDLINESAVGDKIVFKNILFKTGYATVMPGSKKTLESIAKALVERDDIYFTIQGHVCCTQFTRDAVDRRTKKRNLSEARAKYVYDYFAKKGVDKKRMRHLGMRRKFPLGGDPKFDRRVEIVITYVGNAN, from the coding sequence ATGCGTAAATTATTGGTAATAATACTATTAACTTTAAGTGGCGCTTATGCTTTTTCGCAAAGCGAACTAAAACACGAAGTATATTTTGATACCGATAAATTTATAGTGCCTCCCACTGAAGAAAACCGCTTGTTGCTGTTTATTTCTAAATTGGCGGATATGGATATTGAATCCATTTCTATTTTTGGTTTTTGTGATGACAGAGGTGCAGATACCTACAACCTAAAACTATCGCAACAACGTGCCGATGCCATAAAGGCCATTTTTGCTAATAATGAAATTAATGAAGACCTAATTTCTAATGTCGATGGAAAAGGTAAAATTCTATTAAAGCTCGTTGAAGAAAAAGACCTTTTAAAAATTAGAGGTTTAAACCGAAAAGTTGAAATTATAGTTAAACCCAAACCGCCAAAACCTAAAAAGCCGATTGTTGAAAAAGCACCAGAAACTCCAAAAGAAAAAACTGCAGTAGACCTTATAAACGAAAGTGCTGTAGGCGATAAAATTGTTTTTAAAAATATTTTATTTAAAACAGGATATGCCACTGTTATGCCAGGTTCTAAAAAAACATTAGAATCTATTGCTAAAGCCTTAGTTGAGCGTGATGATATTTATTTTACCATTCAGGGCCATGTATGCTGCACCCAGTTTACCAGAGATGCTGTAGATAGGCGCACAAAAAAGCGTAACCTATCTGAAGCCCGTGCAAAATATGTTTACGATTATTTTGCCAAAAAGGGAGTAGATAAAAAACGCATGCGACACTTAGGAATGCGTAGAAAATTTCCATTGGGCGGCGATCCAAAATTTGACAGACGAGTAGAAATTGTTATTACCTATGTTGGCAATGCCAACTAA
- a CDS encoding T9SS type B sorting domain-containing protein: MPHRIIFIVSFCLISFKSFCQNTYIPDANFEQTLINLGYDTLPIDNSVPTENINKITNLYLLDKGISDLTGIEDFKALTNLDCSFNKLTNIDVSSNLNLTELYCNDNLLTNINISKNLNLIRLWCFKNKLTNLDISNNDNLISLRCEDNLLNSLHVTNLKKLNVLTFERNYISSIDVSNNTILNRLECGQNLLESLNVEANTNLSYLSCEENQLKVLNVNNNNRLGILICANNQISKLNISKNTKLTNLDARYNDLCQLNLKNGNNSNMFPLNFSDNPNLNCVVVDNPNANHTTWEPTSFKNYVDKIEDCSNFIYVDNLQDYTGKGYTLPTLSNGHYFSEPNGNGTPLNPGDYITTSQTIYIYNQTACFSNESSFNVLITESDFFVPKYFTPNNDSNNDVWKVTDNTNIINNITIYDRHGKLIKFLASNSNGWDGTFNGQLLPTDSYWYVIVLNTKEIIKGHFALKR; encoded by the coding sequence ATGCCCCACAGAATAATTTTTATAGTTAGCTTTTGTTTGATAAGCTTTAAAAGCTTCTGTCAAAACACTTATATCCCAGATGCTAATTTCGAGCAAACTTTAATTAACTTAGGCTATGATACTCTTCCAATCGATAATAGCGTTCCAACAGAAAATATCAACAAAATAACAAACTTGTACCTTTTAGATAAAGGTATTTCAGACCTAACGGGAATTGAAGACTTTAAAGCATTAACCAATTTAGATTGTTCATTTAATAAGTTAACAAACATAGATGTTAGCAGTAACCTAAATTTAACAGAACTGTACTGCAACGATAACTTGTTAACTAACATCAATATTTCTAAAAACCTTAATTTAATACGTTTATGGTGTTTTAAAAACAAGCTCACAAATCTAGATATTAGTAATAATGATAATCTCATTTCACTGCGGTGCGAAGATAATCTGCTAAATAGTTTACATGTTACAAACCTTAAAAAATTGAACGTACTGACTTTTGAACGCAACTATATATCTTCTATTGATGTTTCTAACAATACTATTTTAAATCGTTTAGAATGTGGTCAGAATTTATTGGAATCTTTAAATGTTGAAGCCAATACCAATCTATCCTATTTAAGTTGTGAGGAAAACCAGCTTAAAGTATTAAATGTAAACAACAACAACAGATTAGGGATTTTAATTTGTGCCAATAATCAAATTTCAAAACTAAATATTTCAAAAAACACCAAACTAACCAATTTAGATGCTCGTTATAATGACCTTTGCCAATTAAACTTAAAAAATGGCAATAACAGCAATATGTTTCCATTAAATTTTAGTGATAATCCTAATTTAAATTGTGTTGTTGTTGATAACCCTAATGCCAACCACACAACCTGGGAACCTACATCATTCAAAAATTATGTTGACAAAATTGAAGATTGTAGTAATTTTATTTACGTCGATAATTTACAGGATTATACCGGTAAAGGTTATACATTGCCAACACTTTCCAACGGACATTATTTTTCAGAACCCAATGGTAACGGTACGCCTTTAAATCCAGGTGATTACATTACTACTTCGCAAACTATATATATTTACAACCAAACCGCATGTTTTAGTAACGAAAGCAGTTTTAATGTTTTAATTACTGAATCTGACTTTTTTGTTCCAAAATATTTTACACCAAATAACGATAGTAATAATGATGTTTGGAAAGTTACCGATAATACCAACATAATAAACAATATTACTATTTATGACCGCCACGGTAAATTGATAAAATTTTTAGCTTCAAATTCCAATGGTTGGGACGGTACATTTAATGGCCAATTGTTACCTACCGATAGTTATTGGTATGTGATTGTATTAAATACAAAAGAAATAATAAAGGGTCATTTTGCATTAAAACGCTAA
- a CDS encoding GNAT family N-acetyltransferase: MLTTTVKSFEELTKQELYELLQLRSEVFVVEQDCVYQDIDGKDQKALHVLGVKNNKLIGYTRIFKPGDYFKEASIGRVVVSKNERHHHYGQQLMEASIVALKHQFNITLIKISAQCYLKQFYNQLGFKAVGEEYLEDGIPHVAMFGSF; this comes from the coding sequence ATGTTAACCACTACAGTTAAATCTTTCGAAGAACTCACCAAACAAGAATTATATGAGTTACTGCAACTACGCAGCGAAGTATTTGTGGTTGAACAAGATTGTGTATATCAAGATATTGACGGAAAAGACCAAAAAGCACTTCATGTTTTAGGGGTTAAAAACAATAAACTAATTGGTTACACCCGAATTTTTAAACCGGGCGACTATTTTAAAGAGGCTAGTATTGGTAGGGTAGTGGTAAGTAAAAACGAAAGGCATCACCATTACGGCCAACAGCTTATGGAAGCTTCAATTGTAGCTTTAAAACATCAATTTAATATAACGTTGATAAAAATATCGGCGCAATGTTATTTAAAACAATTTTATAATCAATTAGGATTTAAAGCGGTAGGCGAGGAGTACCTTGAAGATGGCATTCCGCATGTTGCCATGTTTGGTTCGTTTTAG
- a CDS encoding cation diffusion facilitator family transporter — protein MGHSHSHSHNHSHSDLKGRNLLISILLNILITASQVVGGLVSGSLALLSDALHNFSDVLSLIVSYAANKLAKKEASLHRTFGYKRAEILAAFVNASTLIIIAILLIIEAVKRFQNPETIKFGLVIWLSLLGIVANGLSVLLLKKEANNNINMRSAYLHLLTDMLASIAVLIGGLLMKYLQLFWVDSVLTFLIAFYLIFVGYDLLKTSTKMIMLFTPGHINIEEVVETVNKLQKVKKLHHVHIWNLSDNELHLEAHLDLIEDLTVTEFDAVLDEIENVLHEQFNINHVTIQPEFNKNDDKGVIVQD, from the coding sequence ATGGGGCACAGCCATTCGCATAGCCATAATCATAGCCATTCAGATTTAAAAGGTAGAAACCTTTTAATATCAATATTGCTCAACATCCTTATTACAGCTTCTCAAGTGGTAGGTGGTTTAGTTTCTGGTAGTTTGGCATTATTAAGTGATGCCCTGCATAATTTTAGCGATGTTTTATCTTTAATTGTAAGTTATGCAGCCAATAAATTAGCAAAAAAAGAAGCCTCACTACATAGAACATTTGGGTATAAACGTGCCGAAATTTTAGCAGCTTTTGTAAATGCTTCTACTTTAATAATCATTGCTATTTTATTGATTATTGAAGCGGTAAAACGTTTCCAAAATCCAGAAACCATTAAATTTGGATTAGTTATTTGGCTATCGCTGTTGGGGATTGTGGCCAACGGATTAAGTGTACTGCTGCTTAAAAAAGAAGCCAACAACAATATTAATATGCGCAGTGCTTATTTGCACCTGTTAACCGATATGTTGGCCAGTATTGCCGTTCTTATTGGCGGTCTTTTAATGAAATATTTACAACTGTTTTGGGTCGATAGTGTACTTACTTTTTTAATTGCGTTTTATTTGATTTTTGTGGGTTATGATTTGTTAAAAACATCTACTAAAATGATTATGCTGTTTACTCCTGGTCACATTAATATTGAAGAGGTGGTAGAGACCGTGAATAAACTTCAAAAAGTAAAAAAATTGCACCACGTTCATATTTGGAATTTAAGCGATAATGAGCTGCATTTGGAAGCCCACCTGGATTTGATTGAAGATTTAACGGTTACTGAATTTGATGCCGTTTTAGATGAAATAGAAAATGTTTTGCACGAACAGTTTAACATCAACCATGTTACCATTCAACCTGAGTTTAATAAAAATGATGATAAGGGCGTGATTGTTCAAGATTGA
- the rpiB gene encoding ribose 5-phosphate isomerase B: MNISIGNDHAGTDYKKAIVKHLEAKGYSVQNHGTDSNDSVDYADFVHPVAKDVENKAADYGILICGSANGVAMTANKHQKIRAGLCWNKEIVHLIRSHNNANILCIPARFTAIQQAVEMVDVFLTTDFEGGRHQNRIDKMPVSC, translated from the coding sequence ATGAATATTTCAATAGGTAACGACCATGCCGGAACCGACTATAAAAAAGCCATAGTTAAGCACCTTGAAGCTAAAGGATATAGCGTGCAAAACCATGGCACAGATAGTAATGATAGCGTAGATTACGCTGATTTTGTACACCCTGTAGCCAAAGATGTTGAAAACAAAGCGGCCGATTACGGTATTTTAATTTGTGGAAGTGCCAATGGTGTAGCCATGACGGCCAATAAACACCAAAAAATACGTGCTGGTTTATGCTGGAACAAAGAAATTGTACATTTAATTCGTAGTCATAATAATGCCAATATTTTGTGTATTCCTGCCCGATTTACAGCCATACAGCAAGCCGTTGAAATGGTTGATGTTTTCTTAACGACCGATTTTGAAGGTGGGCGCCACCAAAACAGAATTGATAAAATGCCAGTATCTTGTTAA
- a CDS encoding T9SS type A sorting domain-containing protein codes for MKKNLLFILIPLLSFGQVKIGQDIDGEAAGDGSGRIALSADGEIIAIGASSNDGNGENSGHVRIYRNESGNWLQIGEDIDGEAAGDLAGPVALSSDGSIVAIGASRNNGNGEWSGHVRVFKNINDTWKQIGQDINGEAAEDRSGSAIALSSNGNIVAIGATDNGGDLSGHVRVFQNINETWTQIGQSIKGEGLFDHFGYAVSLSADGHRLAASSQRNSNSRGRVKVFEYQTGYWYQIGQNLEGEAEPDQFGTSISMSEDGNTIAIGAPLNDDYAARSGHVRIYEYQTWQWVQIGQDINGEAAYDGSGQSVSLSSDGKTVAIGSWRNDDNGVDAGQVRIYKNDNGNWVKKGLDIEGEAAGDWFGVYLALSSDASIVAISASRNDGVNGEGSGHVRVYDLTAVLSTESFKQNYFSFYPNPVKNVLNIQLNNGLVLKQVNIYNIQSQYLYSVKTKTIDSENLKSGVYFVEVETNKGKSAQKIVVE; via the coding sequence ATGAAAAAAAATTTACTATTTATTTTAATCCCTTTATTGAGTTTTGGTCAAGTGAAAATTGGCCAAGATATAGATGGTGAAGCAGCCGGAGATGGTTCTGGAAGAATAGCTTTGTCTGCTGATGGTGAAATTATAGCTATTGGTGCATCAAGTAATGATGGTAATGGAGAAAATTCAGGTCATGTACGAATTTATAGAAATGAATCTGGAAATTGGTTACAGATAGGAGAGGATATAGATGGTGAAGCGGCAGGGGATCTAGCAGGTCCAGTTGCCTTATCTTCTGATGGAAGTATTGTAGCCATAGGAGCTTCCAGAAATAATGGAAATGGAGAGTGGTCTGGTCATGTACGCGTATTTAAAAATATAAATGATACATGGAAACAAATAGGTCAAGATATCAATGGAGAAGCAGCGGAGGATCGATCTGGGAGTGCTATAGCTTTATCTTCTAATGGAAATATTGTAGCTATTGGAGCAACTGACAATGGTGGAGATTTGTCAGGCCATGTTCGTGTATTTCAAAATATAAATGAAACATGGACGCAAATAGGTCAAAGTATTAAAGGAGAAGGCCTTTTTGATCATTTTGGTTATGCTGTTTCTTTATCTGCTGACGGGCATAGATTAGCTGCTAGTTCTCAACGTAATTCTAATAGTAGAGGTCGTGTAAAAGTTTTTGAATATCAAACAGGATATTGGTATCAAATAGGTCAGAATTTAGAAGGTGAGGCAGAACCGGATCAATTTGGAACAAGCATATCTATGTCTGAAGATGGTAATACCATTGCAATAGGCGCTCCTTTAAATGATGACTATGCCGCTAGATCTGGTCATGTTAGGATTTATGAGTATCAAACATGGCAATGGGTTCAAATAGGTCAAGATATTAATGGAGAAGCTGCTTATGATGGCTCTGGACAAAGTGTCTCTTTATCATCCGATGGTAAAACTGTTGCAATAGGTTCTTGGCGGAATGATGATAATGGTGTTGATGCTGGTCAGGTGCGCATTTACAAAAATGATAATGGCAATTGGGTAAAAAAAGGATTAGATATTGAAGGAGAAGCTGCGGGAGATTGGTTTGGGGTTTATTTAGCATTGTCTTCCGATGCTAGCATTGTGGCAATTTCAGCTTCTCGTAACGATGGCGTGAATGGTGAAGGTTCGGGCCATGTTCGTGTTTACGATTTAACGGCCGTTTTATCTACAGAAAGTTTTAAACAGAATTATTTTTCATTTTATCCCAACCCAGTAAAAAATGTTTTAAACATCCAATTAAACAATGGTTTAGTGTTAAAACAAGTCAACATTTACAATATCCAAAGCCAATATTTATATTCAGTTAAAACAAAAACGATAGACTCAGAAAACTTAAAAAGCGGTGTTTATTTTGTTGAAGTGGAAACCAACAAAGGAAAATCGGCTCAAAAAATTGTGGTTGAGTAA